A DNA window from Buttiauxella agrestis contains the following coding sequences:
- a CDS encoding undecaprenyl-phosphate glucose phosphotransferase, with amino-acid sequence MLSNSLKITHGGYPVFIKLADFVAITTVLIISAWLLAIAPMSSVIMYSLLFATSFLLFGEYTELYIRNLKNMRLRSQLRLFLCTFLSICFVEIIRILTDGLPSLGYLSALENPFIPAVLLWYLISLIPLYLIRLFVFKYSIRKNIRVAIVGVTANGLAAETALLKEYSNMQLDLAFYDERDASRFSDLFAQIKSPFKGSVSGLVEDAQAGRVDEIYIALPMVALERIRHFLAVMSDTTVDTYIVPDFNSYSTHMSQLRSIDNLQTISIFSSPFEGVGSFIKRAEDLVLGSIILVMISSLLLVIGIGIKLTSRGPVFFKQDRYGLSGQKIKVWKFRTMRVMENSDTVIQATKDDPRVTPFGAFLRRTSLDELPQFFNVIQGSMSIVGPRPHAVTHNEQYRKQVENYMIRHKVKPGITGLAQINGYRGEIDALYKMEKRVEYDIEYIQNWSLWLDIKIIIKTIFKGFVGKNAY; translated from the coding sequence ATGCTGAGCAATTCACTGAAAATTACCCATGGAGGGTACCCGGTATTTATCAAGCTGGCAGACTTTGTCGCTATTACCACGGTTTTAATAATCAGCGCATGGTTATTAGCGATAGCGCCTATGAGCAGTGTGATAATGTACAGCTTACTTTTTGCTACCTCTTTTTTGTTATTCGGGGAGTACACTGAGCTTTACATTCGTAATCTCAAAAATATGAGATTGCGCAGCCAACTTCGCTTGTTTTTGTGCACATTTCTCTCTATCTGCTTTGTTGAAATTATCCGCATCTTGACCGATGGGTTGCCCTCTCTGGGATATTTGAGTGCGCTCGAAAACCCATTTATACCCGCTGTATTGCTTTGGTATCTCATCTCACTGATTCCGCTCTATTTGATCCGACTTTTTGTTTTTAAGTATTCCATCAGGAAAAATATTCGCGTGGCCATCGTTGGGGTAACGGCGAATGGTCTGGCTGCGGAAACAGCATTACTGAAAGAATATTCCAATATGCAGCTGGATTTGGCTTTTTACGACGAACGAGATGCGTCACGGTTTAGCGATCTGTTTGCCCAAATAAAAAGTCCATTCAAAGGCTCGGTTAGCGGCCTGGTTGAAGACGCACAGGCGGGGAGGGTAGATGAAATCTATATCGCCTTACCGATGGTTGCGCTGGAACGCATACGCCACTTTCTGGCCGTGATGTCAGACACCACGGTTGATACCTACATTGTGCCGGACTTCAACTCCTACAGTACGCATATGTCGCAGCTGCGCTCGATAGATAACTTGCAAACGATCAGCATTTTCAGCTCGCCGTTTGAGGGGGTGGGTTCCTTTATCAAACGAGCCGAAGATTTAGTGCTTGGGAGCATTATCCTGGTCATGATCTCTTCGTTGTTGCTGGTGATAGGCATCGGCATCAAACTCACATCGCGCGGCCCGGTATTTTTCAAACAAGACCGGTATGGTCTTAGCGGGCAAAAAATTAAGGTCTGGAAGTTTCGAACCATGCGCGTGATGGAAAATTCGGACACGGTCATTCAGGCAACAAAAGATGACCCACGCGTTACGCCGTTTGGTGCGTTTCTACGCCGCACATCGCTTGATGAACTCCCGCAATTTTTCAATGTAATACAAGGCAGTATGTCGATTGTCGGTCCGCGTCCCCACGCGGTGACACATAATGAGCAATATCGTAAGCAAGTAGAGAACTACATGATTCGCCATAAAGTTAAGCCGGGGATCACAGGTTTAGCGCAAATTAACGGCTACAGAGGCGAAATCGACGCATTATATAAAATGGAAAAACGTGTCGAATACGATATCGAATATATTCAAAACTGGTCATTATGGTTGGATATAAAAATCATAATTAAAACTATTTTTAAAGGATTTGTCGGCAAAAATGCATATTAA
- a CDS encoding outer membrane beta-barrel protein, with product MHIKYIVAAGMVLSQPAIADLTPKSHIGIAGIDFQSNVGVNYGHESNVTYQPYDNDAISSGFVSVTPMLSMIGERYQDKYLLMYSGDYRSYNSDSADNYADHFFRFNGAWRYGQMHGLMFNIEDSLGHEERGRGVTEGFVPEQFQQFGVNSPLSTNLLNSELRYSYGAPEGRGKAEFALLYKKLRFGNTQDTQNTDEDFYNYIREQEWHENSLIAEIFDQYTSQTRFRYSFITNQRHYDNASEKDSNEYYLRYGVKSQLTGKTNIDMNLAWLYKTFENNPNSQDFNGLNWDIQAEWKPLKQSIFTAHTSQRIKDPSEVGGYILVSQYGISYQHYWLDDRFSALLDYSYTTEDYKKQDKDRNDKDGVFTVTMSYDFRPSINFELKYQIDTLRSNKDTDSFYIGPDDNREVLRTLGYDNSLIMFTAKVQI from the coding sequence ATGCATATTAAATATATTGTTGCTGCCGGAATGGTTTTATCACAACCGGCCATAGCGGACTTAACACCGAAATCGCATATCGGCATTGCGGGTATTGATTTTCAAAGCAATGTTGGGGTGAATTACGGTCATGAAAGCAATGTGACTTATCAGCCCTATGATAACGACGCGATTAGCTCAGGTTTTGTGAGCGTAACGCCGATGTTGAGCATGATCGGCGAGCGCTACCAGGATAAATATCTATTAATGTACTCGGGTGATTATCGCAGTTATAACAGTGACTCTGCTGATAATTACGCTGACCATTTTTTCCGTTTTAATGGTGCCTGGCGATATGGGCAAATGCATGGCCTGATGTTTAACATTGAGGACTCTTTAGGCCATGAAGAACGTGGGCGCGGAGTGACTGAAGGTTTTGTACCTGAGCAATTTCAACAGTTTGGTGTTAATTCCCCCCTAAGCACTAACTTGCTTAATAGTGAATTACGTTACAGTTACGGGGCTCCAGAGGGGCGTGGAAAAGCAGAATTCGCGCTGCTGTATAAGAAATTGCGATTTGGAAATACTCAGGATACGCAAAATACTGATGAGGATTTTTACAATTATATTCGCGAGCAGGAATGGCACGAAAATAGCCTGATTGCAGAAATTTTCGATCAATACACATCACAAACACGCTTCCGTTATAGCTTTATTACCAACCAGCGGCATTACGATAATGCGTCAGAAAAAGACAGTAACGAATATTATTTGCGTTATGGCGTGAAATCGCAGCTGACGGGTAAAACCAACATCGATATGAATCTTGCATGGCTGTATAAAACATTTGAAAACAATCCCAACTCGCAAGATTTTAATGGACTAAACTGGGATATTCAGGCTGAGTGGAAACCACTCAAACAGTCTATTTTTACGGCACATACCTCGCAGCGTATTAAAGACCCTTCGGAAGTGGGGGGTTATATTCTGGTTTCTCAGTACGGTATTTCTTACCAGCATTATTGGTTAGATGATCGCTTCTCTGCCTTGTTAGATTACTCGTACACCACGGAAGACTATAAAAAACAGGACAAGGACAGGAACGATAAAGATGGTGTATTCACCGTCACCATGAGTTATGACTTCAGGCCTTCAATTAATTTTGAACTTAAATATCAGATAGATACATTGCGCTCAAATAAAGATACCGATTCGTTTTACATCGGTCCTGACGACAACCGGGAAGTCCTGAGAACGTTGGGTTATGACAACTCGCTGATAATGTTTACAGCTAAGGTGCAGATTTAA
- a CDS encoding polysaccharide biosynthesis/export family protein, with translation MKIIKLWAFLLLSTLLAGCSTSTPPLMDSPDAGSKGYQLDAGDAVNISVYGEPDMTMKFLIDKSGTITFPYIGELVLKGKTPEQVSEELTNRLRGDYLQNPMVSVSITEFRKFYISGEVANPNGYAYEPGLTVEKTIALAGGFTDRADRKDINIRLSGTNQLLENVDVRHSVHPGDVVIIGMGFF, from the coding sequence ATGAAAATAATTAAACTGTGGGCATTTTTATTACTCAGTACACTTTTGGCCGGATGTAGCACCTCGACGCCACCATTAATGGATAGCCCGGATGCTGGCTCAAAAGGGTACCAACTTGATGCGGGTGATGCTGTGAATATTAGCGTTTACGGCGAACCCGATATGACAATGAAATTTTTAATCGATAAAAGTGGAACGATTACTTTCCCTTATATTGGTGAGTTAGTTCTGAAGGGAAAAACGCCTGAACAGGTTAGTGAAGAGCTAACAAATCGTTTGCGCGGTGATTATCTGCAAAACCCAATGGTGTCGGTGAGCATCACCGAATTCCGTAAATTTTATATCTCAGGTGAGGTGGCAAACCCTAATGGGTACGCTTACGAACCGGGTTTGACCGTTGAGAAAACCATCGCACTGGCGGGCGGTTTCACTGACCGGGCCGATCGCAAAGATATCAACATCCGTTTATCTGGCACTAATCAATTGCTTGAAAACGTGGACGTAAGACATTCCGTTCACCCAGGCGACGTCGTGATCATTGGCATGGGGTTCTTCTAA
- a CDS encoding GumC family protein: protein MKLSIVENGKNRESAIDFSRFAKELKKNSWKILLAGVIAGAIAYPLISMMTSKYVSTATVLVKAQPDNISPFPQVDGYDSTRNGYYETQYALMQSRIVLEQAVKNLKLDENPDFNGVKAGSKQANTPDNQQQRVDRALKTMLKNLTFNPVRTTHLATISYESASPQLAAEIANGVAQAFIDYTVEQKRTNTLKARESNQQRMDELQKQITEQKLAINDYLKKEGLLTFRGVDGFETEQLGIVTNRLADATQRRIAAASLYNEVRHNAGKSLEDVISLPAISSHAQIQDLRIALIQAKRSLYELRKSYGPKHAKILEAQAQVQAIQDQTSIVLGELESGLRQQYQAALTDENSYQQQLEQQKEIFQKIASKRDGYNGLKLALDKTEDMYKTLYQRTQEQSLSGSYADADAVLYDPAVPADRPAKPNKSLLLIMIVMLALAFFIMYIIVKTAMDSTINNLSQMRKRLKLEPLGEIRRYPGVGSRAQIRDVIANNPLNADIIHSIRTRIMLDNRQLQTIAITSSEHGEGRTLLANLLANSFSFDQKTLLIDLDFFNKDGLSSELAKPAAPGVAELLRGEATLENLSVKVNENLDFLARGNAKVSSLLMLSSENLEHLMRELRSRYQRIIIDVAALNQSQDVQLISRVTDGLIFVLKAGTAPAENISQTLDKIESNQSVIIGAVINQVIDKNLETKEGLRSLNLQTNELMHGTGQL from the coding sequence ATGAAACTATCAATAGTGGAAAATGGCAAGAACCGGGAAAGCGCTATCGACTTCTCAAGATTTGCCAAAGAATTGAAAAAGAACAGTTGGAAAATCCTGCTCGCGGGTGTGATTGCGGGGGCAATCGCTTATCCGCTTATCAGCATGATGACGTCGAAATATGTCTCAACGGCAACGGTGCTGGTGAAGGCGCAGCCCGATAATATTTCGCCATTCCCGCAGGTTGATGGCTATGACTCGACACGCAACGGCTACTACGAAACACAGTATGCATTAATGCAGTCGAGAATTGTGTTGGAGCAGGCAGTCAAGAATTTGAAACTGGATGAGAATCCCGATTTCAACGGCGTCAAGGCAGGGAGCAAACAGGCAAACACCCCTGATAATCAACAGCAGCGCGTCGATCGTGCATTGAAGACGATGCTCAAAAACCTGACGTTTAACCCGGTTCGCACCACACATCTGGCGACTATTTCTTACGAATCGGCCTCGCCACAGCTTGCAGCGGAAATCGCAAACGGAGTGGCACAGGCGTTTATTGACTACACCGTTGAACAAAAACGGACGAATACGCTGAAAGCTCGTGAGAGTAATCAGCAGCGAATGGATGAGTTGCAAAAGCAGATAACCGAACAAAAACTGGCGATTAATGACTATCTGAAAAAAGAAGGTCTGCTGACATTTCGTGGCGTCGATGGTTTTGAAACAGAACAATTGGGCATCGTCACCAATCGTTTAGCCGATGCCACTCAGCGTCGTATTGCGGCGGCTTCGCTGTATAACGAAGTGCGCCATAACGCCGGGAAATCATTGGAAGATGTGATTTCACTGCCCGCCATTTCTAGTCACGCGCAGATTCAGGACTTGCGTATCGCGCTCATTCAGGCGAAACGTTCGCTTTACGAACTACGAAAATCGTATGGCCCGAAACACGCTAAAATTCTGGAAGCGCAGGCTCAGGTTCAGGCAATTCAGGATCAAACCTCTATCGTCCTGGGTGAACTGGAATCGGGCTTACGTCAGCAGTATCAGGCCGCGTTGACGGACGAAAATAGCTATCAGCAGCAATTGGAGCAGCAAAAAGAAATCTTCCAGAAAATTGCATCGAAGCGCGATGGCTATAATGGCCTGAAACTGGCGCTCGATAAAACCGAAGACATGTACAAAACGCTTTATCAGCGCACCCAGGAACAGTCTTTATCCGGCAGCTACGCCGATGCCGATGCGGTTTTATATGACCCGGCGGTACCTGCCGATCGCCCAGCCAAGCCGAATAAGTCTCTGCTACTGATCATGATCGTGATGCTGGCGCTGGCGTTCTTCATCATGTACATCATTGTGAAAACCGCGATGGACAGCACCATCAATAACCTCAGCCAAATGCGAAAACGTTTGAAACTCGAACCGTTAGGCGAGATTCGCCGTTATCCTGGTGTCGGGAGTCGGGCGCAAATCCGTGACGTTATTGCCAATAACCCATTGAACGCCGACATCATTCACAGCATTCGCACGCGCATTATGCTGGATAATCGGCAGCTTCAAACCATAGCGATTACGTCGTCAGAGCACGGCGAAGGGCGCACACTGCTGGCGAATTTGCTGGCTAACTCCTTTAGCTTTGATCAAAAAACACTGCTGATTGACTTAGATTTTTTCAACAAAGATGGGCTGTCGAGTGAGCTGGCTAAACCGGCGGCACCCGGCGTTGCCGAGCTGCTTCGGGGTGAAGCGACGCTTGAAAATCTGAGCGTTAAGGTGAATGAGAATCTCGATTTCCTGGCGCGTGGCAATGCCAAAGTCTCATCGTTGCTGATGCTGTCATCAGAAAATCTTGAGCATTTAATGCGTGAATTAAGAAGCCGCTATCAACGCATTATCATTGATGTCGCTGCGCTGAACCAAAGCCAGGATGTCCAACTGATTAGCCGCGTAACGGATGGCCTGATTTTCGTACTCAAAGCCGGGACGGCGCCTGCGGAAAATATTAGTCAGACGCTGGATAAAATCGAATCAAACCAGTCGGTTATTATTGGTGCTGTTATCAATCAGGTGATTGATAAAAATCTGGAAACGAAAGAGGGATTACGCTCACTTAACCTCCAGACGAATGAACTGATGCACGGTACAGGTCAGTTATGA
- a CDS encoding lipopolysaccharide biosynthesis protein: MSLLRSASTIAGSSVISQLIGALSIWLISHKYHLAEVGLYALNYSIALIGAQVCTFASQLLIPKQHDEDLAQNVVFCLLQSVSIAVPYALFTAWLFDQNIFFLYLLTLSNTWVLISENLSLRTANFSFLVFQRISVSVVVVLSVLLTSSIQAFYWAWAGSMMLLTIGCILRAFDIRTVTLQHLSPKNNLEFFNKHVHHITKVGSAEVLAMANSNLPIMLINFWFSALTAGYFSIVSRFCLAPVVIVGNAVRNAIFSKWSIDFRHNTFNFHEYKKVRLLLLVLGIVCTLGVFIFYPIVMHLGFSEDWINSIPTSRYMLPYLFPALAVCPLTVIELIFGSHRYFLRIQFEQLAIVLMAFIVVPYFYNDYATSIILFSILTFVRYAFIYLKVNKRANLLKDRPAVL; encoded by the coding sequence ATGAGTTTACTCAGGAGCGCATCCACTATAGCCGGTTCATCAGTCATTTCGCAGTTGATTGGTGCACTGTCTATTTGGTTGATTTCGCATAAGTATCATCTGGCGGAAGTGGGGCTTTACGCGCTCAATTATAGTATTGCGTTGATTGGTGCTCAGGTTTGTACCTTTGCATCACAGCTATTGATTCCCAAACAGCATGACGAAGATTTAGCGCAAAATGTGGTGTTTTGCTTATTACAAAGCGTGAGTATCGCGGTGCCTTACGCCTTATTCACGGCATGGTTATTTGATCAAAATATCTTTTTCCTGTATCTCCTTACGCTTTCAAATACGTGGGTTTTGATTTCGGAAAACTTATCGCTACGTACGGCTAATTTCAGTTTTCTGGTCTTTCAACGTATTTCTGTCTCGGTTGTCGTTGTGCTTTCTGTGTTGCTCACTTCAAGCATTCAGGCATTTTATTGGGCGTGGGCGGGTTCAATGATGCTTCTGACCATTGGCTGCATCCTTCGTGCATTTGATATCCGCACGGTCACATTGCAGCATTTGAGTCCGAAAAATAATCTGGAATTTTTTAATAAACACGTCCATCACATTACTAAAGTGGGAAGTGCAGAAGTGCTGGCGATGGCGAACAGCAACCTGCCGATCATGTTAATTAACTTCTGGTTCTCGGCACTGACTGCGGGCTATTTTTCTATAGTCAGCCGCTTCTGCCTGGCACCCGTCGTCATCGTCGGGAATGCGGTGCGTAACGCCATCTTCTCGAAATGGTCGATTGATTTCAGACACAACACGTTTAATTTCCATGAGTATAAAAAAGTACGCCTGCTGCTATTGGTGTTAGGCATCGTCTGCACGCTGGGGGTATTTATTTTCTACCCCATCGTTATGCACCTTGGTTTTAGTGAAGACTGGATAAACTCCATTCCAACTTCACGCTATATGTTGCCTTACTTATTCCCGGCGCTGGCCGTTTGTCCGCTCACGGTTATCGAACTGATTTTTGGCTCCCACCGCTACTTCTTACGTATCCAGTTTGAACAGCTGGCTATCGTGTTGATGGCCTTTATTGTTGTCCCTTATTTTTATAATGACTATGCGACATCGATTATCTTGTTCTCCATTTTAACTTTCGTGCGCTATGCGTTTATTTATCTGAAGGTTAATAAACGCGCTAATTTGTTGAAAGACAGGCCGGCTGTTTTATGA
- a CDS encoding capsular biosynthesis protein: MNLNTGHYLQTYTFVALVFCGLVQYFTGVLAVLWLPFFLTLLMLGLLVMQTRYEALQLDKQEIVVLALYFIFLAMAGVSTVLQGGLTVAIVGFKNEIAISLVMLCLLLGFCRESQIYRVTKTLYWVFYAQFPIVIYQLLFVVPQRVAMRGEDEKWDSVVGTFGGDPMGGGNTAAMGLFCLLIMLLKVSEFKHGLTTFKSMALHIILGFALCIVGEVKFVILLSPLLLAWVWIMPSYVKGVNKVNIKALLLIFAGMALLIALAVVILASGYSSAFGSDPTQSSFSIFLDSLSYIFDPNYIMSNGEVGRFTTLIFWLKNNDLWGLSGTLFGYGLNATNSGSTVSPGFLNLTYNLILDSTSLSMLLWEVGVIGTLIFIGLIIYILKIARPQPLLDREQLDAQDLQLLSFAPAFNAFAISCLLSLPYSQILMIIPMLQFLFYLSLGSSLVIRRSVHRYAEQ; encoded by the coding sequence ATGAATCTAAATACTGGGCATTACTTACAGACTTATACGTTTGTCGCGTTGGTGTTTTGTGGACTGGTGCAATATTTCACCGGTGTGCTTGCGGTGCTGTGGCTGCCATTCTTCCTGACTTTGCTGATGCTTGGGTTGCTGGTGATGCAGACGCGTTACGAAGCATTGCAGCTTGATAAACAAGAGATTGTTGTTCTGGCGCTGTATTTCATCTTCCTTGCGATGGCGGGTGTTTCGACGGTATTGCAAGGAGGCTTAACGGTTGCCATCGTCGGTTTTAAAAATGAAATTGCGATTTCGCTGGTGATGCTGTGTTTATTGCTGGGTTTCTGCCGGGAATCACAAATTTATCGCGTGACCAAAACATTGTATTGGGTATTTTACGCGCAATTTCCGATTGTTATTTATCAGTTATTGTTCGTGGTTCCACAACGAGTCGCCATGCGCGGTGAAGATGAGAAATGGGACTCCGTTGTTGGAACGTTTGGCGGCGATCCAATGGGAGGAGGGAACACCGCAGCCATGGGATTGTTCTGCCTGCTCATTATGTTGTTAAAGGTTTCCGAATTTAAGCATGGGCTGACCACATTTAAATCAATGGCGCTGCATATCATTCTCGGCTTTGCGCTGTGCATTGTGGGTGAAGTGAAGTTTGTTATCCTGCTTTCACCGCTTTTGCTGGCATGGGTGTGGATTATGCCCAGCTATGTGAAAGGGGTAAACAAAGTGAATATCAAAGCGCTGCTGCTGATATTCGCGGGTATGGCGTTATTAATTGCCCTGGCGGTTGTCATTTTAGCTTCGGGTTATTCATCTGCTTTTGGCAGTGACCCGACGCAAAGTTCGTTCAGTATCTTTTTAGATTCTTTAAGTTATATTTTTGACCCCAATTACATCATGTCAAATGGCGAAGTCGGGCGCTTTACGACACTGATTTTCTGGTTAAAAAATAATGATCTTTGGGGATTATCTGGGACTTTATTTGGCTACGGCCTGAATGCGACCAACAGTGGGAGCACGGTTTCACCGGGCTTTTTGAATCTAACCTACAATTTGATTCTCGACTCAACTTCGCTGAGTATGCTGCTCTGGGAAGTGGGTGTCATTGGAACACTGATATTCATTGGTTTAATTATCTATATTTTGAAAATTGCACGGCCTCAACCCTTATTGGATCGCGAGCAATTAGACGCGCAAGATCTCCAGTTATTAAGTTTTGCACCTGCCTTTAATGCATTTGCTATCAGTTGCTTACTGAGTCTGCCATATAGCCAGATACTGATGATCATTCCGATGCTACAATTCCTCTTCTATTTGTCACTAGGCTCAAGTCTGGTTATTCGTCGGTCCGTTCATCGTTATGCAGAGCAATAG
- a CDS encoding glycosyltransferase, whose translation MINKPFISVSIKTLNEAECIEKTIDSIRQQLTDYPHKIIVADSLSTDNTQQLASDKGVTVVSLTQPSDRCCGVGHQLGYLYSEGEFLLLMDGDMELEKGFIDNAVAFLTEHPEYAGVAGTVEMDDATNYEFKSRKQRLHKIYPVGDSDHLGGGGLYRRSAIEKIGYLTNRNLHAYEEAELGMRLLDAGYKLHRLDIPYFSHTSHSMPTFKLLKYRWRSGYHQAPGELLRSAWGKPYLRNALKMVKNEVVFLLYLLFLFIAILTFDLDVIGLALLPLIAFIILKTLKNRSLKSGIQSVINLSVLSIGLLKGLSHPARDPMTPPDSKVIHE comes from the coding sequence ATGATTAATAAACCTTTTATCTCCGTCAGCATCAAAACGCTTAACGAAGCGGAATGTATCGAAAAAACCATCGATAGTATTCGGCAGCAACTTACTGATTACCCGCATAAAATCATTGTTGCCGATAGCTTATCGACCGATAACACCCAGCAACTTGCCAGTGACAAAGGCGTTACCGTTGTCTCGCTGACTCAGCCTTCCGATCGTTGCTGTGGTGTGGGCCATCAATTAGGTTATCTGTACAGCGAAGGTGAGTTTCTGTTGCTGATGGACGGTGATATGGAACTGGAAAAGGGCTTTATTGATAACGCTGTTGCCTTCCTGACTGAGCATCCAGAATATGCGGGCGTTGCGGGTACGGTTGAAATGGATGATGCGACAAATTATGAATTCAAATCGCGTAAGCAGCGGTTGCATAAAATATATCCGGTCGGGGATAGCGATCATCTGGGCGGTGGCGGCTTATATCGCCGCTCCGCCATTGAAAAAATTGGTTATCTGACAAATCGTAACCTTCACGCCTATGAAGAGGCGGAACTCGGTATGCGTTTGCTTGATGCCGGATACAAGCTACATCGTCTGGATATCCCTTATTTCAGCCACACCTCGCACAGCATGCCGACCTTTAAACTGCTGAAGTATCGCTGGCGCAGCGGTTATCATCAGGCTCCCGGTGAATTATTGCGCAGTGCGTGGGGAAAGCCTTATCTGCGTAATGCGTTAAAAATGGTCAAAAATGAAGTGGTATTTCTGCTTTATCTTCTGTTTTTATTCATTGCCATCCTGACGTTTGATCTGGACGTTATTGGTCTGGCATTACTCCCCCTGATTGCCTTTATTATTTTGAAAACGCTTAAGAATCGCTCATTAAAAAGTGGTATTCAAAGTGTTATCAATTTATCAGTGCTTTCTATTGGGCTATTGAAAGGATTAAGTCATCCAGCGCGTGACCCGATGACACCACCGGACAGCAAAGTTATTCATGAATAG
- a CDS encoding glycosyltransferase family 4 protein: MKILLVNKFFYIKGGAETVYFQERNMLKQAGVEVIDFSMQHENNFPSDYADYFVSNVDYHKGNNLLGGIKTAVNFIHNAEACKKMQALLEKERPDIVHFHNIYHQLTPAIIKVARDFGCKTVLTAHDYKIVCPSYSMLRDGKVCDSCITGTVFNAFRYRCQDGSASKSLLLSLEATWQYISKNYQALDVIISPSEFLRGVIKRTLPDSRIDVIVNGIDDSLPVDDIADIGYLLFVGRLSREKGAESLLRAHQKMANKIPLKIVGHGPLYNQLIEQYPNAEFLGYVQQGEGLDHLIKHARAVIVPSECYENCSMSVLEAMSFARPVIGARIGGIPEQIRDGVDGVLFEPGNVEELASVLDDFAQSPEKAHLMGRNARERLCEKYALRKHMDTLLNLYQELLSKP; the protein is encoded by the coding sequence ATGAAAATTCTACTGGTGAATAAATTTTTCTACATCAAAGGTGGTGCAGAAACGGTTTATTTTCAAGAACGTAATATGCTCAAGCAAGCCGGTGTTGAGGTCATTGATTTCTCAATGCAGCACGAGAATAACTTCCCGTCTGATTATGCTGACTATTTTGTCAGCAATGTCGATTATCATAAAGGTAATAACTTACTGGGCGGGATTAAAACAGCGGTAAACTTTATTCATAACGCTGAAGCCTGCAAAAAAATGCAGGCGCTACTGGAGAAAGAGCGCCCGGATATTGTTCACTTCCACAACATTTATCACCAGTTAACGCCTGCCATAATAAAAGTCGCCCGCGATTTTGGCTGTAAGACCGTATTAACGGCTCACGATTATAAAATTGTCTGCCCATCCTACTCCATGCTGCGTGATGGAAAGGTCTGTGATTCCTGTATTACTGGCACAGTATTTAATGCCTTCAGATATCGCTGCCAGGACGGTTCAGCATCGAAGAGTTTACTACTTTCTTTAGAGGCGACGTGGCAATACATTTCCAAAAATTACCAGGCTCTGGATGTGATTATTTCCCCCAGTGAGTTTTTACGTGGGGTTATTAAACGAACGTTGCCCGACTCACGCATCGACGTCATCGTGAATGGTATTGATGACAGCCTGCCTGTGGATGATATTGCAGATATTGGCTACTTGCTGTTTGTGGGCCGTTTAAGTCGTGAGAAAGGTGCGGAATCTTTGTTGCGCGCGCATCAGAAAATGGCCAATAAAATACCCCTTAAAATCGTGGGTCACGGCCCACTGTATAACCAACTTATTGAGCAATATCCCAATGCGGAATTCCTTGGCTATGTACAACAAGGTGAAGGTTTAGACCATCTGATTAAACATGCTCGCGCCGTTATTGTGCCTTCGGAGTGTTATGAGAATTGCTCCATGTCGGTGCTCGAGGCGATGTCATTTGCTCGCCCGGTTATCGGTGCGCGAATTGGCGGCATTCCTGAACAAATACGTGATGGCGTGGATGGCGTTTTATTTGAGCCAGGAAATGTCGAGGAGCTTGCCAGTGTGCTTGATGATTTTGCGCAAAGTCCCGAGAAGGCTCATCTCATGGGACGAAATGCTCGCGAACGTTTATGTGAAAAATATGCGCTGCGCAAACACATGGACACGCTTCTCAATCTATATCAAGAACTACTAAGCAAGCCATAA